The Paenibacillus sp. MBLB1832 genome has a window encoding:
- a CDS encoding C1 family peptidase, whose amino-acid sequence MSNRCFPLKKEKRDLRDYHFMSTAFNSPEELPKKVDLRSEMSPVVDQGSLGSCTANAIASGLREYLLLSSQENWTELSRLFLYWHERQLEGHINEDSGAYIRDGMKVLQKIGVCPEEDYPYILSEFRDRPVREAELHAANYRINDYHRISDLHALKAALAEGLPVVIGMQLYESFQSADAADTGKIPAPKKSKERVLGGHAMLAVGYVDRGTSGHVIVRNSWGAAWGDHGYCYMPYKMFQDPDCLMDMWTGK is encoded by the coding sequence ATGTCGAATCGATGCTTTCCGTTAAAAAAAGAAAAGCGTGATCTCCGCGATTATCATTTCATGAGTACGGCTTTTAATTCACCAGAGGAATTACCGAAGAAAGTTGATTTGCGATCAGAGATGTCTCCCGTAGTGGATCAAGGTTCTCTGGGGAGCTGTACAGCAAACGCGATAGCAAGTGGACTGAGAGAGTATTTGCTCCTGAGCAGTCAGGAGAACTGGACAGAGCTCTCGCGATTATTCTTGTATTGGCATGAACGTCAATTGGAAGGACATATCAATGAGGACTCCGGTGCCTATATCCGAGATGGCATGAAAGTACTGCAGAAGATTGGTGTCTGCCCCGAAGAGGATTATCCATATATCCTATCCGAATTTCGAGACAGGCCTGTTCGGGAAGCTGAGCTGCACGCGGCCAACTACCGAATTAATGACTACCATCGTATCTCCGACTTGCATGCTCTTAAGGCAGCACTCGCTGAGGGTTTACCTGTCGTCATTGGGATGCAGCTTTATGAAAGCTTTCAATCTGCTGATGCAGCAGACACTGGTAAAATCCCTGCGCCTAAGAAATCCAAAGAACGAGTGCTTGGCGGTCATGCTATGTTGGCTGTGGGGTATGTGGATCGAGGCACGTCGGGTCATGTGATTGTTCGCAACAGTTGGGGGGCAGCTTGGGGAGATCATGGTTACTGCTATATGCCTTATAAAATGTTCCAGGATCCCGACTGTTTAATGGATATGTGGACGGGTAAATAA
- a CDS encoding DEAD/DEAH box helicase, with product MIYVEMIYIRVEWSPSSGQFVCSGETEEANLVEEAELRKLLFAWHEGSGYGLQLKATSQKQGLLLSPYLAVDYLAEPRPLLHGRLVWTNEALWLQQLAKLLREVMAKRWYKPSYTCWREGKSGWKLDVPENWRQLLEVLEAGDMREAEAYDFAETWLNLAMHEYLARPEGAEVSRGWEGRAEAHADLLKGLKDSGAVTANEWMLEEDWLTAIGWREDTTPFRVCLQLVEPYAETYVDGSTSAKDDAAEWRLRFVVQDRLDSNRFVEMNANGTRLHAQQLIPTAWLPMLNDKVSEQIAKIIRVCPRLESDYQPGKLSEGLSDDEAWTFLTTLSFQLVGAGISLFLPSWWDDVQRQKPQLRAKLKSTSHSRSGKPVLGMDHLLAYDWRIALGRVVLAEHEFRELAEQKKRLIYLRGKWVQLDPALVDQIKAAMRQMGKKKTLSIQEVLGMYLPEGGEVIEELPAPREKAVPFQVRVELNRHMQALVKGLQKTQSIPQIGTVEGLQAELRPYQREGVSWLLFLRRMGLGGCLADDMGLGKTIQYIAYLLQTKAEEGRAPSLLICPTSVLGNWQKELERFAPSLQVHLHYGPQRLRGEFLTEAVRRADLVITSYPLALSDVDELAQMEWRSLCLDEAQNIKNAYTKQAVAIRTFTAQHRIALTGTPMENRLTELWSIMDWLNPGYLGSRSHFQQLYVGPIEKGGDGAAELALRVQRLVRPFVLRRVKKDPAIRLSLPEKSEVKAYVALTPEQGALYETVVQRLMEKLDDATGIEKKGLILSALTKLKMICDHPALFLKEAEVVHRRAAARSAKLARLLEMLDELRREDGGGCLIFTQFVRMGALLQAVLQQELGEPVQFLHGGLGKAERDAMVARFQDEALPAGERSRIFVLSLKAGGTGLNLTAANHVFHFDRWWNPAVENQATDRAFRIGQTRDVQVHKFVTLGTLEERIDAMIARKQGLSELIVGSGESWITELSTGELRELFALRREWVEE from the coding sequence GGCGAAGCTGTTACGCGAGGTTATGGCGAAGCGCTGGTATAAGCCGTCGTATACCTGTTGGCGCGAAGGGAAATCAGGTTGGAAGCTCGATGTACCAGAGAATTGGCGGCAGTTGCTAGAGGTGCTCGAGGCGGGGGATATGCGGGAAGCGGAAGCTTATGATTTTGCCGAAACGTGGTTAAATCTTGCAATGCATGAGTATCTGGCTAGACCTGAAGGCGCTGAAGTTAGCAGGGGGTGGGAGGGACGGGCGGAAGCGCATGCCGACTTGCTGAAAGGGTTGAAAGATAGTGGGGCGGTGACGGCCAACGAGTGGATGTTGGAGGAAGATTGGCTGACGGCGATTGGCTGGCGCGAGGATACGACTCCCTTTCGCGTGTGCCTTCAGCTCGTGGAGCCTTACGCCGAGACGTATGTTGATGGATCCACTTCGGCAAAAGATGATGCGGCGGAATGGCGGCTTCGTTTTGTTGTGCAGGATCGGCTGGATTCGAATCGGTTCGTAGAAATGAATGCTAATGGAACCCGACTGCATGCACAGCAATTGATACCGACAGCGTGGCTGCCGATGTTGAATGATAAGGTTAGCGAGCAAATTGCGAAAATCATACGAGTATGTCCAAGACTAGAAAGTGATTATCAGCCTGGTAAATTGAGTGAGGGGCTGTCGGATGATGAGGCATGGACGTTTTTGACGACATTAAGCTTCCAACTGGTTGGTGCGGGGATCTCGTTATTTCTGCCTTCGTGGTGGGATGACGTACAGCGTCAGAAGCCGCAGTTACGGGCGAAACTGAAAAGCACTTCCCATTCCCGTTCTGGAAAACCGGTGCTCGGGATGGATCACTTGCTTGCCTATGATTGGCGAATTGCATTAGGGCGAGTCGTCCTTGCTGAGCACGAGTTTCGTGAGCTTGCGGAGCAGAAGAAGCGGCTCATCTATCTTCGGGGCAAATGGGTACAGCTGGACCCTGCGCTTGTCGATCAAATCAAGGCTGCCATGCGGCAGATGGGCAAGAAAAAGACGCTGTCGATACAAGAAGTGTTGGGTATGTATTTGCCAGAAGGCGGGGAAGTCATTGAAGAGCTGCCTGCACCTAGAGAAAAGGCAGTACCATTCCAAGTGCGTGTAGAATTAAATAGGCACATGCAGGCATTGGTGAAAGGATTGCAGAAGACCCAGTCGATTCCGCAAATCGGAACAGTCGAGGGCTTGCAGGCAGAATTGCGTCCTTATCAACGAGAAGGCGTGTCGTGGCTGCTTTTTTTGCGGCGAATGGGCCTAGGCGGCTGCTTGGCGGATGATATGGGACTGGGGAAAACGATACAGTACATCGCCTACTTGCTGCAGACTAAGGCAGAAGAGGGACGGGCGCCTTCGCTGCTGATATGTCCCACTTCTGTACTGGGTAATTGGCAAAAAGAGCTCGAACGCTTCGCTCCGTCGCTACAGGTGCACCTGCATTACGGGCCGCAACGGCTTCGTGGGGAGTTCTTGACCGAAGCGGTACGAAGGGCTGATCTCGTGATTACGTCGTACCCTTTGGCATTATCCGATGTAGATGAGCTTGCTCAAATGGAGTGGCGGTCCCTCTGCCTCGACGAAGCGCAAAATATCAAGAACGCTTATACCAAGCAGGCTGTTGCGATTCGAACTTTTACTGCACAGCATCGTATTGCATTGACGGGGACACCTATGGAAAACCGTTTGACTGAGCTATGGTCGATCATGGATTGGTTGAATCCTGGCTATTTGGGTTCACGGAGCCATTTCCAGCAGCTCTACGTTGGTCCGATTGAAAAAGGCGGCGATGGCGCCGCAGAGCTTGCGCTGCGCGTGCAGCGGTTGGTGAGACCCTTCGTGCTGAGAAGGGTTAAGAAGGACCCAGCCATCCGGCTGAGCTTGCCGGAGAAGTCTGAGGTCAAGGCCTATGTGGCCTTGACGCCGGAGCAGGGCGCGCTTTACGAGACGGTCGTGCAGCGCTTGATGGAGAAGCTCGATGATGCCACGGGCATCGAGAAGAAAGGGCTGATCCTTTCAGCGCTGACGAAGCTGAAGATGATCTGCGACCACCCCGCGCTCTTCCTGAAGGAAGCGGAGGTGGTGCACAGGCGAGCAGCCGCGCGCTCTGCGAAGCTGGCGCGGCTGCTCGAGATGTTGGACGAACTCAGGCGTGAAGATGGAGGCGGATGCCTCATCTTCACGCAGTTCGTCCGCATGGGCGCACTGCTGCAGGCGGTGCTGCAGCAGGAGCTTGGCGAGCCCGTGCAGTTCCTGCACGGGGGCCTGGGTAAGGCGGAGCGCGACGCAATGGTTGCGCGCTTCCAGGACGAGGCGCTCCCTGCGGGGGAGCGCAGCCGGATCTTCGTCCTCTCGCTGAAAGCGGGAGGGACGGGGTTAAACCTAACAGCGGCGAATCACGTGTTCCACTTCGACCGCTGGTGGAATCCGGCCGTGGAGAATCAGGCCACGGACCGGGCTTTTCGCATCGGGCAGACGCGCGATGTGCAGGTGCACAAGTTTGTTACGCTCGGCACGCTCGAGGAGCGGATCGACGCGATGATCGCTCGCAAGCAGGGACTGAGCGAGTTGATCGTCGGCTCCGGCGAGAGCTGGATCACCGAGCTGTCCACGGGCGAGCTGCGCGAGCTTTTTGCGCTGCGGCGGGAGTGGGTGGAGGAATAA